In the genome of Hymenobacter cellulosivorans, one region contains:
- a CDS encoding chaperone modulator CbpM, with protein METNLITITLLECSAQYGLSEADVREFVDLGLLRPAETPDAVHGEAEHLARLARLHHDLGMSKEAIDIIVAMRRRLVALQEALTQQTARAAQLERFLRGSGPVMEADF; from the coding sequence ATGGAAACCAACCTCATTACCATCACACTGCTCGAATGCTCCGCGCAGTATGGCCTGAGCGAGGCCGACGTGCGTGAGTTCGTAGACCTAGGCCTGCTGCGGCCTGCCGAAACGCCCGACGCTGTCCACGGCGAAGCCGAGCACTTGGCCCGCCTCGCCCGCCTGCACCACGACCTGGGTATGAGCAAGGAAGCCATAGACATCATCGTGGCCATGCGCCGACGGTTGGTGGCCCTGCAGGAGGCCCTAACCCAGCAAACGGCCCGAGCCGCGCAGCTCGAACGATTTTTGCGCGGCTCGGGCCCAGTCATGGAGGCCGACTTTTAA
- a CDS encoding ZIP family metal transporter: MWFAVFLLFLTVMGAGWLTRLVPTARTVWMKPLLAFSGAYLFTLTIMHLLPEALSVGPEFSHRIGYFVLAGFFGQLLLEVFSQGVEHGHVHYHTSHAGRVPFLLLFSLVLHSFMEGSILVKSPEAAGVGQSFYAILAGIALHHVPAAFALMAALLLRLNSFKRAFPYLVIFALAGPAGIVVSNYVVLEDLLQGGWYAALLGLVAGNFLHVSTTILFETSPEHHLNLPKLAATVAGCALALAVDLV; the protein is encoded by the coding sequence ATGTGGTTTGCCGTTTTTCTGTTGTTTCTGACCGTGATGGGAGCGGGCTGGCTAACCCGGCTGGTGCCGACGGCACGTACCGTCTGGATGAAGCCGCTGCTAGCTTTCAGCGGCGCCTACCTCTTTACGCTGACCATCATGCACCTGCTGCCGGAGGCACTGAGCGTCGGGCCGGAATTTAGTCACCGCATTGGGTACTTCGTGCTGGCTGGGTTCTTCGGGCAACTGCTGCTGGAGGTTTTCTCGCAGGGCGTGGAGCACGGGCACGTGCACTACCATACCTCTCACGCCGGGCGAGTACCGTTTCTGCTGCTGTTCTCACTCGTGCTTCACTCCTTTATGGAAGGTAGTATTCTGGTGAAGTCGCCGGAAGCAGCGGGGGTGGGGCAGAGCTTCTACGCTATTCTGGCCGGTATTGCCTTGCACCACGTGCCAGCGGCTTTTGCTCTGATGGCGGCTCTGCTGCTGCGTCTGAACAGCTTTAAGCGTGCGTTTCCTTACCTGGTCATATTCGCCCTGGCCGGGCCCGCGGGAATTGTGGTCAGCAACTATGTGGTGCTGGAGGATTTGCTGCAGGGCGGCTGGTATGCGGCCCTGCTGGGCTTGGTAGCCGGCAACTTTCTGCACGTTTCCACCACCATTCTCTTCGAAACCAGCCCCGAGCACCACCTGAACCTGCCTAAGCTGGCCGCTACCGTGGCTGGCTGCGCCCTGGCCCTGGCCGTTGATTTGGTGTAA
- a CDS encoding SAM-dependent methyltransferase: MPQSEAEWFSTWFDSPYYHLLYRDRNHTEARVFIDELLTHLHPKPTTRLLDLACGKGRHAIYLSEKGYDVTGVDLSPESIAYAQQYGHEHLHFHVHDMRDTLPYGPFDFIFNLFTSFGYFANETENVVALRSAAAALRPGGKMVIDFMNTELTVRELVAREEKTVDDITFHLHRHLDNDFIVKDIRFVDHEGQEQHYQERVRALSRERFEEYFHMAGLRLAEVLGDYHLGPYDEPTSPRMIFVLKK; the protein is encoded by the coding sequence ATGCCACAATCTGAAGCCGAATGGTTTAGTACCTGGTTTGACTCGCCCTATTACCATCTGCTGTATCGGGACCGAAACCATACCGAAGCTCGGGTGTTCATTGACGAGCTGCTGACCCACCTGCACCCCAAGCCCACTACCCGCCTGCTGGATCTGGCCTGCGGCAAAGGGCGCCACGCCATTTACCTGAGCGAAAAGGGCTACGACGTGACGGGTGTGGATTTGTCGCCGGAAAGCATTGCCTATGCCCAGCAGTATGGGCACGAGCACCTGCACTTTCACGTGCATGACATGCGCGACACGCTGCCTTACGGCCCGTTTGATTTCATCTTCAACCTGTTTACCAGCTTCGGCTACTTCGCCAACGAAACCGAAAACGTAGTGGCGCTCCGCTCGGCGGCGGCGGCTCTGCGGCCCGGTGGCAAGATGGTCATCGACTTCATGAATACCGAGCTGACGGTGCGGGAGCTGGTGGCCCGGGAAGAAAAAACCGTGGACGACATCACCTTTCACCTGCACCGCCACCTCGACAATGATTTCATCGTCAAGGATATCCGATTCGTGGACCATGAGGGGCAGGAGCAGCACTACCAGGAGCGGGTCCGGGCCCTGAGCCGGGAGCGGTTTGAGGAATACTTCCACATGGCCGGCCTGCGCCTGGCGGAGGTGCTCGGCGACTACCACCTCGGCCCCTACGACGAGCCAACCAGCCCCCGCATGATTTTCGTCCTGAAGAAATAG
- the nadC gene encoding carboxylating nicotinate-nucleotide diphosphorylase, which translates to MQNPSYLTPEALTAFIRTALAEDIGDGDHSSLAAIPADARNRAHLLVKDAGVLAGVELAHLIFREVDADLKVEQHLSDGALVKHGDVAFIVEGRSQSILTAERLVLNCMQRMSAIATKTAYLTSLLAGTKAKLLDTRKTTPNFRICEKWAVLIGGGVNHRYGLFDGIILKDNHVDYAGGIRAAIEATHAYLARTGRQLSIVVETRTLSEVQQVLEVGGIDRVMLDNMTPALLREAVALIAGRFPTEASGGITEQTIADVAQTGVDFISVGALTHSVKSLDLSLKAF; encoded by the coding sequence GTGCAAAACCCATCCTACCTGACCCCCGAAGCGCTTACCGCCTTTATTCGTACGGCCCTGGCCGAAGATATCGGCGACGGTGACCATTCCTCCCTGGCGGCTATTCCGGCCGACGCCCGCAACCGGGCCCATCTGCTGGTAAAAGACGCGGGCGTGCTGGCGGGCGTAGAGCTGGCCCACCTCATTTTTCGCGAGGTCGACGCCGACTTGAAAGTCGAGCAGCACCTCAGCGACGGGGCCCTGGTGAAGCATGGCGACGTTGCCTTCATCGTGGAAGGCCGTTCCCAGAGCATCCTGACAGCTGAGCGTCTGGTGCTCAACTGCATGCAGCGCATGAGCGCCATTGCCACCAAAACGGCTTACCTGACCAGCCTGCTGGCCGGCACTAAAGCCAAGCTGCTCGATACCCGCAAGACCACGCCCAATTTCCGCATCTGCGAGAAATGGGCAGTGCTCATCGGTGGCGGCGTCAATCACCGTTACGGTCTGTTCGATGGTATTATTCTCAAAGACAACCACGTAGACTACGCCGGTGGTATCCGGGCGGCCATCGAAGCTACCCACGCGTATCTGGCCCGCACGGGCCGGCAGCTGTCCATCGTGGTCGAGACGCGCACCCTGAGCGAAGTGCAGCAGGTGCTGGAAGTAGGCGGTATTGACCGGGTTATGCTCGACAATATGACCCCGGCCCTGCTCCGCGAAGCTGTAGCCCTCATTGCGGGCCGTTTCCCCACCGAGGCCTCGGGCGGCATCACCGAGCAAACCATTGCCGACGTGGCCCAGACCGGCGTCGACTTTATTTCCGTCGGGGCCTTGACGCACTCCGTTAAAAGCCTGGATTTGAGCCTGAAAGCATTTTAA